A genome region from Haliotis asinina isolate JCU_RB_2024 chromosome 11, JCU_Hal_asi_v2, whole genome shotgun sequence includes the following:
- the LOC137256093 gene encoding uncharacterized protein, which translates to MLNNFEMSELSMKEELKADFVPPLIKDLVREAMSEVIMEDSTVNGHVLNEFRQLKDRLSSLDRKVESLAQQLADNQPDLGLQNRIEDRLVTAESDLEELKLKVLQNEQKTVEQHANFMTLNDRLDTTQNKLNLCRCKKGSLRPGHPLSTKPTPTPAFPDEEMKRRLLIFPFNAAPHQISLDSNTVQPYPFIDVKKTLSVAFVSQTNKLLVSSRDPGLIQAFDLDSSSETFIRRGVVAYGMAVDGQRRLVFMSTYKPSKSLYRMNVDGSDLEMIAELRGAFPYSVAIDPVRQMVYVSMSTNIVSVRYDGIGMVNMLTNVMMGASIQALAMDVRNNVLYFNEGRRLKKLRLNKAAKGAKDVLPLEFRARNFQFYNGSLYISSSIGGEVEVIHSVGSVRKPNDHSTHRRLKIIADADSFMSICLVP; encoded by the coding sequence ATGCttaacaattttgaaatgtccGAACTCTCCATGAAGGAAGAACTAAAGGCTGACTTTGTTCCCCCCTTAATCAAAGACTTGGTAAGAGAAGCAATGTCCGAGGTGATTATGGAAGATTCCACAGTTAATGGACATGTTCTTAACGAATTTAGACAGCTGAAGGATCGCTTGAGCAGTTTAGATCGAAAGGTCGAATCTTTggcacaacaactggctgacaatcAACCTGACCTGGGACTGCAGAACCGGATTGAAGACAGACTTGTGACAGCGGAATCTGACTTGGAGGAGCTCAAGCTGAAGGTGTTGCAGAACGAACAAAAGACGGTAGAACAGCATGCTAATTTCATGACACTGAATGATCGCTTAGACACCACACAAAATAAGCTGAACTTGTGCAGATGTAAGAAGGGTTCTTTGCGGCCTGGACATCCCCTATCAACAAAACCAACCCCAACGCCGGCTTTTCCAGACGAAGAAATGAAACGACGGCTTCTTATTTTCCCGTTCAACGCCGCGCCTCATCAAATATCCCTAGATTCCAACACTGTCCAACCGTATCCCTTCATTGATGTTAAGAAGACGCTGAGTGTGGCCTTTGTATCACAGACCAATAAACTGTTAGTGTCTTCTAGAGATCCTGGCCTAATCCAAGCGTTCGATCTCGACAGTTCAAGTGAGACATTTATACGGCGTGGCGTTGTTGCCTATGGAATGGCGGTGGATGGGCAGAGGCGGCTAGTGTTCATGTCCACATACAAGCCTTCAAAGTCTCTTTACCGAATGAACGTGGATGGTAGTGATTTGGAAATGATTGCAGAACTAAGAGGCGCCTTTCCTTACTCAGTCGCTATAGATCCAGTCAGGCAGATGGTATACGTTTCCATGAGTACAAATATCGTAAGTGTTCGCTATGATGGAATTGGTATGGTGAACATGTTAACGAATGTAATGATGGGAGCATCGATCCAAGCATTGGCTATGGATGTAAGGAATAACGTCCTGTATTTCAACGAAGGTCGACGGTTGAAGAAACTGCGTCTCAACAAAGCAGCAAAAGGTGCCAAGGATGTCCTCCCGCTGGAATTCAGGGCTCGAAATTTTCAGTTCTACAACGGCAGTCTCTATATTAGCAGTTCCATTGGCGGGGAGGTCGAAGTCATCCACTCGGTTGGTTCTGTCCGAAAACCAAATGACCACTCCACACACCGGAGACTGAAGATCATTGCAGATGCTGATTCCTTCATGTCTATTTGTTTAGTCCCTTGA